GTTCACATAGTATGTCCACCTCTATGTTTAACAGAATCTCATCTCTGTAAGTCTCAATTGCCATAACTAAGTGTGTTTCTTTCTCCAACAGATATATGCCACAATAGCCGAAGATAGTGCTAGCTAGAACAAGATTCTTACTTTACCTTTCAAAAAGTTTAGTCCTCGCTACGTGCTAGGTTAAAAAAAAGATATTGCCCAACTGGAGACACTAACTAAAGTATTGCATCCCCCTTATCATTTCCACTCCTTTACTTCTTGTGATCATAAGATATCCAATTTCTCAACGACTACTCTCTCCTGGCTTAAGAAGTGTTTGCGTCTTTGAACGCTCCCTTCCTGACTGTACTATAAGCAGGAACGGCACTCAAAGAACTATACATCACATTTTTTATAACTCGTAATACATCTACCACCAAACCAAGTGGGCGTATTACTGCTGAATGTATTTCCAGTCAAAGCATTCCGGCCATTAAACGCAGAAAATGTGTGATGCCAACAAATGTGGCGATACTTCATCACTAACACAGGCGGCAAAACTACTTTCTTCAAGGCGGAGATATGGCAAACAAAATTGATAATAAATGGATGTAGCGCAATACGTTATACAGCTTATTAAGTTGATTAATGTCAGAAAAGGAATGTATCAAAGGCAACAAATGGTCTTTTTCAATAAACAATTGGGATTCAGAGATTTAGAGTCATCAGTCCATGAAAAAGGAAAGATGGCATAGGCAAGAATATGTCATTTTTTACAATTTATGTCTCACAAATTTAGAGGATCATTTCTTCAGCATCAATAATGTGCATGctggaaaaaagaagaagcttgTACTACTTTCTATAGGCTTGTAAGCTAGATAGATCAAAAGTAACGCAAGTGAAGCTTGTATTGGATGTTGAAATTATTTCTCTTTAACATAAAATGACGTAAAAGAGATGATCCATTAGATTTAAGCAGcaataaaatattttccagagAAACACACATTATATAAGATCATGCTACTTCATCTGAAACAAAAGACCTGCTTTATAAATTAGAAATGAGATTCCACACCTTCAGAGAGCTCTGCGCTTCAGTTCTACTCTTTCCAGACTTAACAAGCAGCCAAAAACaagtattgtactgattgtttATGTGACCTACAAGTCAAGGTATTAAAGTTGGATTGTTAATATGGTACAGTTCGTTCTTTAGCTTGGCATCAAGAAGAACACAAAAATTTCTTCATATAAACCTGATTAATTTGCGAAATTctttaaaataacaaataaaatagGAAGTACTCACAATCAACTTGTCTCCAAGCCAAGTAATCTCGAAGAATCTCAGATGATGGATAGCAAACGCATCGACCATCAAAATAAGGTGGTTCTTTAAACTCTTTCTCAGGGAAAAACTCTTTCCACTTCATCACATACATGGAAGAGAAAAGAGATACAATGGCAGAAACGATTTCACTGAAATGATGATCGGAAGAGCAAGTTAATATAACATTTAATATTACCGATCAAAAAGAAAGTCAATACAATAACATTAGGCAAATTAATTGAGGATTGCCCTTGTGCAGTGGCAAAATAGACTCACACTGAAACTTTAACCAATTTAGTGATAATGGTTCGAGAAATTGCTGTACATCAGAGATTTGCTACAAATGCAAAATATTCTAGAAGGGCAATTTCACCACTCAGACAAGCCAAGCATTTTATAGGACACATTCTGACAAAACTGACATTGTGTACAAGAAATGAATTTTCAGGATCTTCTAGCATGTTGTTCACAGATAATCGTATTATGCTCGCAGGTTGGCAACTGTAGCTGAGTTGCTTATTTTATGTCCTCTACATTTTTTTTTGATAACGTGGTATCCAGGCCAACTTGACCACACCTCAACTATTCCACCAGGTACCTGCTAACTTCCACTAGTACAAGTACCGGGTAACTATGCCCACCAAGGGTTAGGCAGatggaagaaatcacctagtatttttgTCTCTGCTGGAATTTGAACCCTAACTCCAAAGTTCTCACCAGGCTGCACCCTTGGGTACACCCTTCCCTGCAATTTCTTCCCTCAGGGGATGAATATGACATAGAATAATCTATATGCACCATGGATTCTAGAAACAAGAAGAAGAATTTGTTTCCAATCTCCAGTTGGTTCCCTCTTAATATGTGGTTTTAGCTAACCACTACACTTCCCAAGGAACTTACGAACGGTGATGAAGGAGTTACCTTGACCGCCTCTGATATAATAGAGATCCTTTCTTCAAAAcaaaactgaaagaaaaaattAATCTCTTAAGATAAACTATAAAAGGAAACGGTTATGTTACAAGTGAATCAAAGATGTTAAAGGAACTAATACCTATATTCATCGCTCACCCCATATGCAAAGATAATATCCTTAAACATCTCTAGCAAAGAAACCGCACATGAGTTCATAAGATTCAATGCCTGCTCATTATTTGGCTTCTGAAAACCATTATCTTCACAAAACCTATGATCAATCAGTCAAGCAGCAAACCAGCAATTCCAAACTATATTTCACGAATGACATGCTCAATATTAGACATACATGACTTTATATTagtgaaattatatatatacatgtattatAACCATGATCTTGTGTCTGATACATTTTAAGGGTTATTGGCAACAACCAAGAATGTTTTGAACAACTGCAGTTGTTTCCAGGACATAATAGAAAATTAACTTAGGATATGCTTGGAGTTTCTTCTTTAATCCGGAATTAGAAATCCatacttgaaaaagaaaataggcATATAAGAAAAACCAACTCCCACTGAAACATGGATTACATTATCCAGAAAATACATACTACCTATAAATTCTCATACTCTATGAAAATAAGCAAGAATCATGCCACATCACTTTGACATGGAACTTGGGATTTGAAGCAAATGTATCGAGTGGAAAAGGAAACAAAGACAAGGACAACAATAAATCAAAAAGAATGATGTCAACACTTCTTTGCAAGTCGAGCAAAAAGTCATAAAACAATTACTGTAGTTAGTAATAGTGAAGATCATTGGGTAGAAATATAGGTACAATTTACCTGTGGAAATGACAACCGTCTATCCGGACTACAATCCAAGTAGATAACATCAGCTTGCTTTCAAATTGGAAAGACCTCAAATACTCAGGTTTAATCTTATTAATGCCTTCTGCAAGCAAACCAAGTTCCTCAGTAAGGAATGAGTAGTTCTTCCAGAAGCCTTTTGTTGCTATATTTTCGGAGTGAACTATGACTGCTTTCTTCCTTGGTCTTTTAACAGGAGTGCCATTTTCTCGGTATTTCACAATATCTTCCACCTGCATTAAGATGgataaatataaaaaagaaaaagtagaCGGGAAGAAACATAATATGAAGTACCCCCTCATAGTGATGAACAAACTGCACCGCGTATACCTTCCCCTCTTCCTTTCCTACCCCTCTAGTGGGGGAATTTTTCATGGGTGAGCATAGAGCAAGCATCGGTCTTTTTATGATTGAGAGGATTCAACAAAAGAGTCCTTTAGTGCATATGTCATTTTATATCAAGATATAAGAGCTACACATTACTGCTACATGAAAAAGCACAACAAATAAGATGATTCACCAAGGCTCAGACTGTGGAATTCAATTACTACTCGCTTTGCCCTTTTTCATGCATACATTTAACTGGGCTAGTAGATTAACATGGTAATTTGAAGTCAATAaacttaaattccaaaaaaaaaaacagatcaTTCCTCTAAAATTATAGGCCTTTtgcaagaaagaaagaaagaaagaaagaaagaagaatttaAAACCAAAATGTGGTCCTAAGGGAAAGATTGTTAGCAAACTCAGACAAAAACAGAAGTGTCTGCTCTTGAAAGCATATTTGTCTCCAACTTGGTTTCTATATTTTGTTTTTGGAAAGCCTTGGGTCTACCGTCAGGAAGGCACCACTCCAGCAAAACCACCCATCCCTCCCTCAGGAAAACATcaaaactattttaaatcatttcttCTGCCTCAACTTTTTAAAATTCTTAATCCATTCTCTTTTTTTACCCCTATAACCAATCTTCCAAAACCAACCACACATCTATTATTtaaaaaaagtgtttttcaaaatcCAAATGCCATCTTTATCTCCATATCTTTAAGATTTGAAAAGGAGAAACCAAAAAAAGGGGTAGTGGCGCATACACCAGCATGCTTATACAGATATATACTTTTCTAGGAGAAGCGGGATGAAGGTAGCTACCTTTATCTTGATGGCACAAGACCCTTGACGAAAAATCTGTGGAAGGTCCTTGTAGTTGATACCAAACTGCTGAAAGAGTAATTCATTTTTCTCCTGCTTTTGTGTTCCCTATTCACATAGTAACAACACCATCAAGCCTCGAGTTCAGAAAGTATGAGGGTAGAAAACTTGCCTTAAAgcaccctttttctttttgagaaagaTGACATTTATACATAAAACTCATAAGCACAAAGATTGTGCTAAGGGGAGGAGACTTGCCTTAGAGCACCCTTATGATACAAAGGGACAGACCAGGAAAGCTTAAGTGGAAAGAAAATATGTAAACGATTAGGGAGGCCATAATTCATCTATTGCGATGTTGTAAGGACCACATCATATATCTGCGTACGAGAATTGACTAATTGAAAGCATATCACATAATGCAAACTCAAATTGCCCGGGAAGTGGAAAAAGAATTAAAGATTGGGAAATCCTTTTGTACATTCTTTAAATACAAATAGAGGAAAAGACTCGTGCATGTTGTGATCTTGACCTATAACTTAGAATCTCTGAATCCAAAACTTTGGCCCCAAGTCTACTATTAGTTAGCGTCATGTAACGTGGTTCATCCAAATGACATATGGTAAAGAGCAAAATTTGGAAAAAAGTAGCTTAATGAATTAAGAACACTTCTCAACAAATGCATGTATTGACATTTTTTGAAAGAAGTTCAATACACATGTTTACAAGGTAACAATCTATAGATATGCAATCAATAAGAGATTGCAGATATGAATCAGAGCTATCACTCCAGAAACCTTTGCTGGAAGCTTTCATAGCGTTTTCTTTTCACGTATAACTATTCCTTTTAAGACCTTCTGTAATAAGCATCTTGCTTTATGCATAAGAAGCCACTATATGCTTGTAATTGCTTTCCTTAGATACTAGCATTTAATAACAATCTGTTACAATATCTGGCAAGTGACCCGGCCTGGACCAAGACCGGCCCACTTGGTCTCTGGCCCGTGGAGAGGGCCTGACCTCAACCCACAATCCCTTACCACTATGTGAGCCACTAGTGGGCCAGTTAGGGGCCAGTcgaagcttcttttttttttttttgagtttattCTACTTTTCTTCGTTATATGCTTTTAACattatatttatgtaatattgaataaaatttaaaaatgaagaagaagaatatttgAGGAACAAATCGTAAATCTTAAGCATGTCATTGTATTGAggaaacaattcaagtttttacAGCCAAACTTAAGTAAGCACCTTAAGAATCTCTTTGGCCTCCTTTTCTGACTTTCCAGAAAACACCAGCTTCCACAAACAAGTATTGTATAGATTGCTTGTATGACCTGTAAGAAGAACCAATATTCTTTAGCATCAAATCTTATCCCAACACCCCACATACCCAGTAATTATAAATTGGAGAAATTCCATAGGTGAACTCACATTCTGTTTGTCTCCATAGAAGATATGCCTGAAGAACCTCCATTGATGCACAGCTGATAACTCGTGAATGGAATGATGGAGGCACACTTAACTCCTTTTGAGAAAAGAACTCTTTCCATTTGGTTACAAATGTAGATGAGAAGAAAGACACAATAATGGAGAGTATTTTGCTGCACAGTCAAATTTCTGGTCAGCTAAGGAAAACCATGAACAGTTTCATCTCAAATGCGAAAACTAGGACTATTTTACATATCTCACTTTTGCTTGTCATCCAGAATAAAACAAGGGGGACATTTTGTATCTTATAATCCATTTTACTTAATCCAGTTAAGTTTCTcgaaaaacaaaaacatatttcTAGTGTTGTCATCTTAGTCAGAAGACAAATGAGTGGACAAAAAAGGTGACCATGCCTTAAGATTCTCCTAGTGCCTTCTTAAGAAAAGTTTGGTGACCAATCCCTAATTTTACCTAATACTGTTTACTAAGCACTTCCTCAAGTAAGCTACAACAAGTGTCTTTAGCGAGTTGGAGATGATTTTCCTTCTCATTAGCAAGGTCTAAAAAATAgagaatatacatatatatatatatatatatatatatatatatatataaaactctGAAGATGAGATGGGTAGACATCAAATAGATCAGTTAAATCATGCTAAAGAAGGGGAACGAAAAGACAGGGCAGACCGGTGCAGAAATAGGTGGTTAAGAGAAAGATAGAGAAAGGGGAAGAGAGAGAGTGGATAAATTATCCAAGATGTATTAACAAATCATAATGGAGGAGATCAATAAAAGATAAGCGGAATATCAGTAATGGATAGCTAGCAGATTCTAAAATTCACCCTTAAATGCCTCATGATACAAGTCAAAGAAAGGTTGGATTATCCAACAGAATCCATAAGCATAATTCAATTACCTTCACTGTTAGAGACTGGTTatataataactctattacagtTCGTCAGTGCCAGGTCAAATGTGTCAATTAATTTTGAGATAATGACAGGTTGTTGGTATATTtcgggaaaaaaagaaaagagcatGCTGACACGATATATGAAAGTAAACAAGTATAGTTATATTGCTACTCAAACAAGAGCCAATGCAAGAGCAATGGTGTACTATGCACGTGATATATGAACA
The sequence above is drawn from the Nicotiana tabacum cultivar K326 chromosome 13, ASM71507v2, whole genome shotgun sequence genome and encodes:
- the LOC107788909 gene encoding tRNA(His) guanylyltransferase 2-like isoform X1, producing MSSPKAQLKKRKRDFKLSTAVGRQPSPSAGVVSASGMANSKYEYVKCFEAEDEVMYPNIIVVQIDGREFGSFSEKQGFEKPNDEKALNLMNACAIKVLENFSDVIFAYGFSDEYSFVLKKETTFYQRRASKILSIIVSFFSSTFVTKWKEFFSQKELSVPPSFHSRVISCASMEVLQAYLLWRQTECHTSNLYNTCLWKLVFSGKSEKEAKEILKGTQKQEKNELLFQQFGINYKDLPQIFRQGSCAIKIKVEDIVKYRENGTPVKRPRKKAVIVHSENIATKGFWKNYSFLTEELGLLAEGINKIKPEYLRSFQFESKLMLSTWIVVRIDGCHFHRFCEDNGFQKPNNEQALNLMNSCAVSLLEMFKDIIFAYGVSDEYSFVLKKGSLLYQRRSSEIVSAIVSLFSSMYVMKWKEFFPEKEFKEPPYFDGRCVCYPSSEILRDYLAWRQVDCHINNQYNTCFWLLVKSGKSRTEAQSSLKGTQTQEKNELLAQFGIDYNALPIMFRMGSSVFQDKDELTGNDKVVVEHCNIIDTSFWKEHPRILDEEEPLRTILRPHSNKMLRVS
- the LOC107788909 gene encoding tRNA(His) guanylyltransferase 1-like isoform X3, with the translated sequence MLVLLSFVLKKETTFYQRRASKILSIIVSFFSSTFVTKWKEFFSQKELSVPPSFHSRVISCASMEVLQAYLLWRQTECHTSNLYNTCLWKLVFSGKSEKEAKEILKGTQKQEKNELLFQQFGINYKDLPQIFRQGSCAIKIKVEDIVKYRENGTPVKRPRKKAVIVHSENIATKGFWKNYSFLTEELGLLAEGINKIKPEYLRSFQFESKLMLSTWIVVRIDGCHFHRFCEDNGFQKPNNEQALNLMNSCAVSLLEMFKDIIFAYGVSDEYSFVLKKGSLLYQRRSSEIVSAIVSLFSSMYVMKWKEFFPEKEFKEPPYFDGRCVCYPSSEILRDYLAWRQVDCHINNQYNTCFWLLVKSGKSRTEAQSSLKGTQTQEKNELLAQFGIDYNALPIMFRMGSSVFQDKDELTGNDKVVVEHCNIIDTSFWKEHPRILDEEEPLRTILRPHSNKMLRVS
- the LOC107788909 gene encoding tRNA(His) guanylyltransferase 1-like isoform X2, which translates into the protein MANSKYEYVKCFEAEDEVMYPNIIVVQIDGREFGSFSEKQGFEKPNDEKALNLMNACAIKVLENFSDVIFAYGFSDEYSFVLKKETTFYQRRASKILSIIVSFFSSTFVTKWKEFFSQKELSVPPSFHSRVISCASMEVLQAYLLWRQTECHTSNLYNTCLWKLVFSGKSEKEAKEILKGTQKQEKNELLFQQFGINYKDLPQIFRQGSCAIKIKVEDIVKYRENGTPVKRPRKKAVIVHSENIATKGFWKNYSFLTEELGLLAEGINKIKPEYLRSFQFESKLMLSTWIVVRIDGCHFHRFCEDNGFQKPNNEQALNLMNSCAVSLLEMFKDIIFAYGVSDEYSFVLKKGSLLYQRRSSEIVSAIVSLFSSMYVMKWKEFFPEKEFKEPPYFDGRCVCYPSSEILRDYLAWRQVDCHINNQYNTCFWLLVKSGKSRTEAQSSLKGTQTQEKNELLAQFGIDYNALPIMFRMGSSVFQDKDELTGNDKVVVEHCNIIDTSFWKEHPRILDEEEPLRTILRPHSNKMLRVS